In the Campylobacter showae genome, one interval contains:
- a CDS encoding heavy-metal-associated domain-containing protein, whose product MKKLALALALCAAAFADKTLVYEIPNMACVSCYEVITQTLNTLNGVKKFEVNLEAKTADIVVQDDFAENTVVEALKKQGYQAILKSAK is encoded by the coding sequence ATGAAAAAGCTAGCTCTAGCGCTGGCGCTTTGCGCGGCGGCATTTGCGGACAAGACTTTGGTTTACGAGATCCCCAATATGGCCTGCGTGAGCTGCTACGAGGTCATCACGCAGACGCTAAATACGCTTAACGGCGTGAAGAAATTCGAGGTAAATTTGGAGGCTAAAACGGCCGACATCGTCGTCCAGGACGATTTTGCGGAAAATACGGTCGTAGAGGCGCTCAAAAAACAAGGCTATCAGGCGATTTTAAAATCCGCTAAATAG